In one Arenibacter antarcticus genomic region, the following are encoded:
- the rpsO gene encoding 30S ribosomal protein S15, translated as MYLSKEVKAEIFKKHNGDVKNTGSSEGQIALFTYRINHLTEHLKNNRKDFNTERSLVMLVGKRRSLLDYLIKTDIVRYREIIKELGIRK; from the coding sequence ATGTATTTAAGCAAAGAAGTAAAAGCAGAGATTTTTAAGAAGCACAATGGTGATGTAAAGAACACAGGTTCTTCTGAAGGGCAAATAGCTCTATTCACTTACAGGATAAACCACTTAACTGAACACTTGAAGAATAATCGTAAAGATTTCAACACTGAGCGTTCTTTGGTAATGTTGGTTGGTAAGAGAAGATCTCTTTTAGATTATTTAATTAAGACCGATATTGTGAGATATCGTGAAATAATCAAAGAATTAGGAATTAGGAAATAA
- the accD gene encoding acetyl-CoA carboxylase, carboxyltransferase subunit beta: MSSWFKRKEKGIQTATDQKKDTPKGLWYKSPTGKIVESDELAKNFYVSPEDDYHVRIGSKEYFEILFDNNKFTEMDAKLSSKDPLKFEDTKKYVDRLEAAEKKTGLKDAVRTAVGKSQGKDLVIACMDFSFIGGSMGSVVGEKIARGIDYSIKKKIPFVMISKSGGARMMEAALSLMQLAKTSAKLAQLADAGIPYISLCTDPTTGGTTASYAMLGDINISEPGALIGFAGPRVVKEATGKELPVGFQTAEFLQEHGFLDFIVHRRDLKKKINLYIDLIENNPVRK, translated from the coding sequence ATGTCATCTTGGTTCAAAAGAAAGGAAAAAGGAATTCAGACCGCTACGGATCAGAAAAAGGATACCCCAAAAGGACTTTGGTACAAATCACCCACGGGAAAAATTGTGGAATCCGATGAATTGGCGAAAAACTTTTACGTTAGCCCAGAGGATGATTACCATGTGCGTATTGGCAGTAAGGAATATTTTGAAATTCTGTTCGACAACAACAAGTTTACCGAAATGGATGCCAAGCTTTCTTCTAAAGATCCCCTAAAATTTGAGGATACCAAAAAGTATGTAGATCGTTTGGAGGCCGCAGAGAAAAAAACAGGTTTAAAAGATGCTGTTCGGACTGCGGTTGGAAAATCACAGGGGAAAGACCTAGTGATTGCCTGTATGGACTTTAGTTTTATCGGCGGTTCTATGGGGAGTGTGGTAGGAGAAAAGATTGCTAGGGGAATAGATTATTCTATAAAAAAGAAAATTCCCTTTGTAATGATTTCTAAATCTGGTGGTGCCAGAATGATGGAGGCCGCTCTATCCCTAATGCAGCTGGCTAAAACATCAGCCAAATTAGCGCAACTTGCGGATGCCGGCATTCCTTACATTTCCCTCTGTACAGATCCAACTACTGGAGGAACAACCGCATCTTACGCCATGCTTGGGGATATTAATATCTCCGAACCAGGGGCCTTGATCGGTTTTGCAGGACCACGGGTAGTAAAAGAGGCAACCGGAAAAGAATTGCCGGTAGGATTCCAGACCGCTGAATTCCTTCAAGAGCACGGCTTTTTAGATTTTATCGTCCACAGAAGGGACCTTAAAAAGAAAATCAACCTCTATATCGATTTAATAGAAAACAATCCCGTAAGGAAATAA
- the fbaA gene encoding class II fructose-bisphosphate aldolase: protein MAHNIKPGVATGDDVQKIFNYAKEKGFALPAVNVIGSDTINGVLETAASLNAPVIIQFSNGGAQFNAGKALSNDNQQAAILGAVAGAKHVHELAEAYGATVILHTDHCAKKLLPWIDGLLDASEKHFEETGKPLYSSHMIDLSEEPLEENIEICKKYLARMSKMGMTLEIELGITGGEEDGVDNSDVDDSKLYTQPEEVAYAYEELLKVSPRFTIAAAFGNVHGVYKPGNVKLTPKILKNSQEFVSKKYGVGHNHIDFVFHGGSGSSVEEIREAIGYGVIKMNIDTDLQYAFLEGIRDYIQGKKEYLQTQIGNPDGSDEPNKKHYDPRVWLREGEKTFVARLKKAFEDLNNVNTL, encoded by the coding sequence ATGGCACACAATATTAAACCAGGAGTTGCAACTGGCGATGACGTTCAGAAAATTTTTAATTACGCAAAGGAGAAAGGCTTTGCACTACCTGCTGTCAATGTTATTGGTTCTGACACAATAAACGGAGTTTTGGAAACGGCGGCAAGTCTTAACGCCCCAGTAATTATTCAATTCTCTAATGGTGGCGCTCAATTTAACGCGGGTAAAGCACTATCCAACGATAATCAACAAGCTGCTATTTTAGGAGCGGTTGCAGGTGCCAAGCACGTACATGAACTAGCAGAAGCCTATGGCGCTACCGTTATATTACACACAGACCACTGTGCCAAGAAATTATTGCCTTGGATAGACGGCCTTTTGGATGCCAGTGAAAAACATTTCGAAGAAACAGGAAAACCTTTGTACAGTTCGCATATGATTGACCTATCGGAAGAGCCGTTGGAAGAAAATATTGAGATCTGTAAAAAATATCTTGCCAGAATGAGCAAGATGGGAATGACCTTGGAGATAGAACTTGGTATTACTGGTGGAGAAGAAGATGGTGTTGACAATAGCGATGTGGACGACTCCAAATTATACACCCAACCAGAAGAGGTGGCATATGCCTATGAAGAGCTATTAAAAGTAAGCCCAAGATTTACCATTGCAGCTGCGTTTGGTAACGTACATGGAGTTTATAAGCCAGGAAATGTAAAATTGACGCCGAAAATTCTAAAAAATTCTCAGGAGTTTGTATCTAAAAAATACGGAGTGGGACACAACCATATCGATTTTGTATTCCATGGTGGATCAGGATCCTCAGTTGAAGAAATTCGCGAGGCAATTGGTTATGGAGTAATTAAAATGAATATAGACACCGATTTACAATATGCCTTTTTGGAAGGAATCAGGGACTATATCCAAGGTAAAAAAGAGTACCTACAAACGCAGATCGGAAACCCAGATGGATCGGATGAGCCTAACAAAAAGCATTATGACCCACGTGTATGGCTTAGAGAAGGCGAGAAAACTTTTGTTGCACGTTTAAAAAAGGCCTTCGAGGATCTTAATAACGTGAACACCCTATAA
- a CDS encoding polyribonucleotide nucleotidyltransferase, producing MIPKVFREVIDLGDGREISIETGKLAKQAHGSVVVQSGKCMLLCTVVSNYKQSDVDFLPLTVDYREKFAASGRYPGGFFKREARPSDGEVLTMRLVDRVLRPLFPKDYHAETQVMIQLMSHDDDVMPDAMAGLAASAAIQLSDLPFECPISEARVARVNGEFVINPTRTQLAESDIDMMIGASADSVMMVEGEMDEISEEEMAEAIKFAHEAIKVQCAAQVKLAEAFGKKEVREYDAERTDEDLAKKIHEMAYDKVYAIAKAGSSKQERTAAFDAIKEEIKASFPEEELADLGGMISKYYYKAEKAAVRDLTLNEGLRLDGRKTDEIRPIWCEVDYLPSTHGSAIFTRGETQALATVTLGTSRDANQIDMPSFEGEERFYLHYNFPPFSTGEARPIRGTSRREVGHGNLAQRALKGMIPADCPYTVRVVAEVLESNGSSSMATVCSGTMALMDAGVQLIKPVSGIAMGLISDADSGKYAVLSDILGDEDHLGDMDFKVTGTADGITACQMDIKVKGLSYEILVNALKQARTGRLHILEKITETIAAPAADVKAHSPKMVTRRIPNEFIGALIGPGGKVIQEMQKETGTTIVINEDPVTEEGIVEILGVGQEGINAVLAKIDSILFKPEVGSIYEVKVIKMLDFGAVVEYADAPGNEVLLHVSELAWERTENVSDVVNMGDVFDVKYFGVDPRTRKEKVSRKAILPKPEGFVERPPREDRGRNDRGNDRNRDRDRKPRRD from the coding sequence ATGATACCAAAAGTATTTAGGGAGGTCATAGACCTTGGTGACGGTAGGGAAATTTCTATCGAAACCGGAAAATTGGCAAAGCAGGCCCATGGTTCTGTTGTTGTACAGTCAGGAAAATGTATGTTATTATGTACAGTTGTTTCCAATTACAAACAAAGTGATGTGGATTTTCTTCCACTTACCGTGGATTACCGTGAAAAATTTGCGGCATCCGGACGTTACCCAGGCGGTTTCTTTAAAAGAGAAGCAAGACCTAGTGATGGCGAAGTATTGACCATGAGATTGGTAGACCGTGTTTTGCGTCCACTTTTCCCAAAGGATTATCATGCTGAAACTCAGGTAATGATCCAATTAATGTCACATGACGATGACGTTATGCCAGATGCAATGGCAGGTTTAGCCGCATCTGCAGCTATTCAATTATCAGATTTACCTTTCGAATGCCCTATTTCTGAAGCACGAGTTGCTAGAGTAAATGGCGAATTCGTAATCAATCCAACACGTACGCAATTAGCAGAATCTGACATCGATATGATGATTGGTGCTTCTGCCGATTCAGTAATGATGGTGGAAGGGGAAATGGATGAGATTTCTGAAGAAGAAATGGCTGAGGCCATTAAGTTTGCTCACGAAGCAATTAAAGTTCAATGTGCTGCTCAAGTAAAATTAGCAGAAGCATTTGGAAAAAAAGAAGTTCGTGAATACGACGCAGAAAGAACTGACGAAGATTTAGCGAAGAAGATCCATGAAATGGCCTATGACAAGGTATACGCCATAGCCAAAGCTGGTTCTTCCAAACAAGAAAGAACTGCTGCCTTTGACGCAATTAAGGAAGAAATTAAAGCTTCTTTTCCCGAAGAAGAATTAGCAGATTTAGGAGGAATGATCTCCAAGTATTACTACAAAGCAGAAAAAGCCGCAGTGAGGGACCTTACCCTAAACGAAGGCCTGCGTTTGGATGGTAGAAAAACAGATGAAATTAGACCGATCTGGTGTGAGGTAGATTACTTACCTTCTACACACGGTTCTGCAATCTTTACTCGTGGAGAAACCCAAGCCTTGGCAACGGTTACTTTAGGAACATCTAGAGATGCCAACCAAATAGATATGCCCTCGTTTGAAGGTGAAGAGCGGTTTTACCTACACTATAACTTCCCTCCTTTCTCTACAGGTGAAGCAAGACCAATTCGTGGAACATCTCGTAGAGAAGTAGGCCATGGTAATTTAGCACAACGCGCCTTAAAAGGAATGATTCCTGCAGACTGTCCTTATACCGTTCGTGTAGTAGCGGAAGTATTGGAATCTAACGGTTCTTCTTCTATGGCTACAGTTTGTTCAGGTACAATGGCACTAATGGACGCTGGTGTTCAATTGATAAAGCCAGTTTCTGGTATCGCCATGGGATTGATTTCTGATGCTGATTCTGGAAAATACGCAGTACTTTCTGATATTTTAGGTGATGAAGATCACTTAGGAGATATGGACTTTAAAGTCACAGGAACTGCTGATGGTATTACAGCTTGTCAAATGGACATTAAAGTAAAAGGTTTATCCTACGAAATTTTAGTGAATGCACTAAAACAAGCACGTACTGGCCGTTTACACATCTTAGAGAAGATCACCGAAACAATTGCCGCTCCAGCTGCTGATGTGAAGGCACATTCTCCAAAAATGGTTACTAGACGTATCCCTAATGAATTCATTGGTGCGTTAATTGGACCTGGTGGAAAAGTGATTCAGGAAATGCAAAAAGAAACTGGAACTACTATTGTAATCAATGAAGATCCAGTTACTGAAGAAGGAATCGTAGAAATTTTAGGAGTAGGACAAGAAGGTATTAATGCTGTTTTAGCAAAAATAGATTCTATTTTATTTAAGCCTGAAGTGGGTAGCATATACGAAGTAAAAGTTATCAAAATGTTAGATTTTGGTGCCGTGGTTGAATACGCAGATGCTCCTGGCAACGAAGTATTGCTTCACGTGTCAGAATTGGCATGGGAACGAACCGAAAATGTTTCCGATGTAGTTAACATGGGTGATGTATTCGATGTTAAATACTTTGGGGTAGATCCAAGGACTAGAAAGGAAAAGGTATCTAGAAAAGCTATTTTACCTAAACCAGAAGGTTTTGTGGAAAGACCACCGCGAGAAGATCGTGGTAGAAATGATAGGGGAAACGATAGAAATAGAGATAGAGATCGTAAACCAAGAAGAGACTAA